Below is a genomic region from Streptantibioticus cattleyicolor NRRL 8057 = DSM 46488.
GGTGTGAACCCCGTCGACTGGAGGCTCCGGGAAGGCCAGGTGCTCGGGGCCCATCCGGTCGAGTTGCCCTTCGGGGTCGGGCAGGACGCCGCCGGGGTGGTGGACGAGGTCGGGGAGGGTGTGACAGGGGTCGAGGTCGGCGACCGCGTGTTCGGTGAAGGGGCGAGCACCTACGCCGAGTTCGCCGTGCTGTGGGCATGGGCCCGGATGCCCGATGAGCTGACGTTCGAAGAGGCGGCCGGGTACCCCTCCGTGGTGGAGACCGCGCTGCGCGTCATCCGCGAAGTCGGTGTGGAGCCCGGGCAGACACTGCTGGTCAGCGGTGCGTCCGGGGGCGTCGGCTCGGCGGTGCTCCAGATCGCCCGCGACCGCGGCATCACGGTGATCGGCACGGCCGGGGCGGCGAACCAGGAGTATCTGCGCGGCCTCGGTGCCGTCGCCACCACGTACGGCGACGGCTGGGTCGAGCGCGTGCGGCGACTCG
It encodes:
- a CDS encoding NADP-dependent oxidoreductase encodes the protein MKRVSFAEFGGPDVLRLEDAEEPHADPGRIRITVRAAGVNPVDWRLREGQVLGAHPVELPFGVGQDAAGVVDEVGEGVTGVEVGDRVFGEGASTYAEFAVLWAWARMPDELTFEEAAGYPSVVETALRVIREVGVEPGQTLLVSGASGGVGSAVLQIARDRGITVIGTAGAANQEYLRGLGAVATTYGDGWVERVRRLGRIDAALDLAGSGVIPQLVELTGDPGKVVSIADLGAPEFGVRFSGVAGSMPDALAEAVRLISRGKLHIPVEKAYPLADAAAAHIDSRAGHTRGRRVLIV